Within Syntrophorhabdus sp., the genomic segment GATCACCTTCGAGTACATCCTCATCAAGGGAGTCAATGATTCCCTGGAGGACGCGAAAAGGCTCGCGGACCTGCTCACGGGTGTGAAGTGCAAGATCAACCTCATACCCTACAACCCATCGTCATACACCGAATTCGAACGGCCCGACAGGGATGACGTGGACAGGTTCCACCAGTACCTCATCGACCGGTACTTCACCGTCATCATCCGTGATTCCCGCGGGCAGGATGTGGGCGGGGCATGCGGGCAGCTCGGCATGGGCTACCTCGGAGGTGCCCCGGACCCCGCTGCCCCCGACAAAAAAGAGACGACAGCTTCCGAGGTGACATCATGAACGGCAGACTTCCGGCATACAAGAAATCCTTCTTCCTGAGCCCCGAGAGGCCGGACGGGCTCCAGCTCCAGATATTCCACGAGGACGGCATCGTCTACTCCGACCTCCTCATAGATAACCGCTTCGAGGGCTACGCCGAGGTCCTTCATGGCGGCATGATATTCGGCATCCTCGACGTCATCGTCTGGTATGCCATCGTAATGAGGACGAAGATCGTCGCCATGACGAGAAAGGCGGAGATGGAGTTCTTCAAGCCCATCATGTGCAGCGCTCCCTACCGCGCGAAGGCGGAGATGCTGAGGATAGAGGACAGGGATATCATCTCCACGGCCTGGATAGAGGACCCCGCGGGCGAGGTCTACGCGCGGCTGAACGCCGTCTTTCGCGAAGGCAAGGGCCTTGCCATGGATGCCTTCATAGACCGCTTCGACTTTTCGACAACGACGCCGGCGATAAAGGACTATTTCCTGTCGCTCCTGGAAACCGATCAAACAGCTTGAACCGCTTGAGCGGGAAAGGCTCTCATTCTCTTGACGACAGAATGAAGCCGTTCTTTCCAGTTTTCCGCCTCCAACGCTCAAGCGGCTCTTTCCAGGATTCTTCTTTAGAAGCCAAGGATTGCGTCTTCAACTACTAGTCGCTCATCCCTGTTCTCAAAATGTCCTTGACGATGTCCCGGTCGGGGTTTGGGAAGGAATATGCCTCAAGACCCTCGGGGTCGACCCAGGCAATCTCGTCGTGGTCCGCAAGGACGATGTCGCCGGAGATATGGCGGGCTTCATAGGCGTAGAGCATGATGGCCGACTGGCAGTTGAGGACATGCTTTCTCGATGATATGAGCCGGCCCACTGCTATCTCGATACCGAGTTCCTCCCGTATCTCTCGCCTCAGGCACTCCTCGAGGGTTTCGCCGTCCTCGAGCTTGCCACCGGGGAACTCCCAGGGGCGACCCGGAAAGGGAAGTTTCCGGCGGGCTATGAGTATCCTGCCATCCTTTTTAATAACGGCGGCGGTAACAGGCAGATAATCGGGGTCGGTCATCGGAAG encodes:
- a CDS encoding PaaI family thioesterase — encoded protein: MNGRLPAYKKSFFLSPERPDGLQLQIFHEDGIVYSDLLIDNRFEGYAEVLHGGMIFGILDVIVWYAIVMRTKIVAMTRKAEMEFFKPIMCSAPYRAKAEMLRIEDRDIISTAWIEDPAGEVYARLNAVFREGKGLAMDAFIDRFDFSTTTPAIKDYFLSLLETDQTA
- a CDS encoding (deoxy)nucleoside triphosphate pyrophosphohydrolase → MAKEKVPLPVKEKVHPALVVGFDIPMLSCDIILPMTDPDYLPVTAAVIKKDGRILIARRKLPFPGRPWEFPGGKLEDGETLEECLRREIREELGIEIAVGRLISSRKHVLNCQSAIMLYAYEARHISGDIVLADHDEIAWVDPEGLEAYSFPNPDRDIVKDILRTGMSD